A portion of the Lolium rigidum isolate FL_2022 chromosome 1, APGP_CSIRO_Lrig_0.1, whole genome shotgun sequence genome contains these proteins:
- the LOC124675275 gene encoding 3-ketoacyl-CoA synthase 6-like, translating to MSSAAQLKRLKPVYQCVVNNFLLVLAVPLAMAGVVSLARVGPEELLAKLHNLRPVHVFLAAFLPAAAATLYLMMRPRSVYLVDYACFRTKPSGRVPFGTFLEHAKLVTFIEGASIDERSVRFMTRLLERSGLGEETCLPPAHHYIPPFRNLEASREEVELVIFSAIDDLLVKTGVKPAAVDFLVVNCSLFAPVPSFTDMIIHRYGMRSDVRNVHLSGMGCSAGLVSVGLARNFLQTAPRGSTALVVSTETITPNYYVGKERAMLLPNCLFRMGGAAALLSTSPAKARFRLARVVRTLTGAQDGAYRCVYQEEDEEGHRGINLNKDLMNIAGDALKANITAIGPLVLPASEQLLFALSFIARRVFGSKGIKPYLPDFRMAFEHFCIHAGGRAVIDELQKSLNLSDEHVEASRMALHRFGNTSSSSLWYELAYIEAKGRMRKGDRVWMIGFGSGFKCNSAAWECIEPARDAQGPWAECISRYPVDIPDVLKH from the coding sequence ATGAGTTCAGCAGCTCAGCTCAAGCGGCTGAAGCCGGTGTACCAGTGCGTGGTGAACAACTTCCTCCTCGTgctcgccgtgccgctggccatGGCTGGCGTCGTCAGCTTGGCGCGAGTCGGGCCCGAGGAGCTTCTTGCAAAGCTCCACAATCTCCGGCCGGTGCACGTCTTCCTGGCGGCgttcctccccgccgccgcggcgACCCTGTACCTGATGATGCGGCCGCGGTCCGTGTACCTGGTGGACTACGCCTGCTTCCGCACCAAGCCCAGCGGCCGCGTCCCGTTCGGCACGTTCCTGGAGCACGCGAAGCTGGTGACGTTCATAGAGGGCGCCTCCATCGACGAGCGCAGCGTCCGGTTCATGACGCGGCTGCTGGAGCGGTCGGGGCTCGGGGAGGAGACCTGCCTGCCCCCCGCGCACCATTACATCCCACCGTTCCGGAACCTGGAGgcgtcgcgggaggaggtggagctGGTCATCTTCTCCGCCATCGACGACCTGCTCGTCAAGACGGGGGTGAAACCGGCAGCCGTCGACTTCCTGGTGGTGAACTGCAGCCTGTTCGCGCCGGTGCCATCGTTCACGGACATGATCATCCACCGGTACGGGATGCGCAGCGACGTGCGCAACGTGCACCTCTCCGGGATGGGGTGCAGCGCCGGGCTGGTCTCCGTGGGGCTGGCGCGCAACTTCCTGCAGACGGCTCCCCGGGGCTCGACCGCGCTGGTGGTGTCGACGGAGACCATCACCCCCAACTACTACGTCGGGAAGGAGCGCGCCATGCTGCTCCCCAACTGCCTCTTCCgcatgggcggcgcggcggcgctgctgTCAACGTCCCCCGCCAAGGCCCGGTTCCGTCTCGCCCGCGTGGTACGCACGCTGACGGGGGCGCAGGACGGCGCGTACCGGTGCGTgtaccaggaggaggacgaggagggacACCGCGGCATCAACCTGAACAAGGACCTGATGAACATCGCCGGCGACGCGCTCAAGGCGAACATCACCGCCATCGGTCCACTGGTGCTCCCGGCGTCGGAGCAGCTGCTCTTCGCGCTGTCCTTCATCGCGCGGCGCGTGTTCGGGAGCAAGGGGATCAAGCCGTACCTGCCCGACTTCCGCATGGCGTTCGAGCACTTCTGCATCCACGCTGGCGGCCGCGCGGTGATCGACGAGCTGCAGAAGAGCCTTAACCTTTCCGACGAGCACGTGGAGGCGTCGCGCATGGCGCTGCACCGGTTCGGCAACACGTCGAGCAGCTCGCTGTGGTACGAGCTGGCCTACATCGAGGCCAAGGGGAGGATGCGGAAGGGCGACCGCGTGTGGATGATCGGGTTCGGGTCAGGGTTCAAGTGCAACAGCGCGGCGTGGGAGTGCATCGAGCCGGCCCGCGACGCGCAGGGCCCCTGGGCCGAGTGCATCAGCCGCTACCCCGTGGACATCCCGGACGTGCTCAAGCATTGA